The Trichomycterus rosablanca isolate fTriRos1 chromosome 20, fTriRos1.hap1, whole genome shotgun sequence genomic interval CCAGACCTACAGAGCCAGTGAACTTACCATCTCCACCAGTGGCGGTTTCAGCTGAAGAACAATCCCACCAGCATTTTGAGGTTCCATCATCTTTAACCTTAAAGGACAAACTGGAAACTCCATCTGTGACCGACGCATTACCACCAGAATTGACCAGCAATGATGTTCCTGAATCTGCAGATCTTTACTGTCTGCAGAACCAAGAGGATGAAGAACCAAATCAGATCAGACCATTTTCCTCAGTCCATCCAGATTTTAACTCCACAGATTACCCCCGACTTGCAAAGTCCAACCCTTTCTATCAAGAAACAGACTCTGATCTTGAGTCCCCTCAGAATGATTTCAAAAGGAGCTCATTGGAATCCCTGGTTCTAATAGCCACTGAGGAAGCAACATCAGATCGAACCATTGAGTGCCCCACACTTGTAGATGAAGAACCGGACCCAGAGGATGAGTTACCCCTATGTTCTAATGCCCCCAAGGTTGTGGTCTCTGAAATTCAAGAAGAACCGTCTGATATTCTGGATGAACCAGATGAACTTTTGTCAAGTTTTTGTACTCTTCAGGATCTTGAGAAGGGTACATCAAAGGCGGAAATGGGCACCACTGGTGTGGAGCAGTTCGGGGTGGTGAATTCTAATGAGCTGACTTTGACAGAACCCCTGCAGGCCTCCTCTCCTTCGGGCGGGGCCATGCCACTTTCTCCGTTTGCATTTGAACCCCTAAGCAGCCCTGAAGGCCCAGTTATTATTCAAAACCTTCGCATCACAGGCACCATCACAGCTAAAGAACACAGAGGCACAGGCTCGCATCCTTACACACTCTACACTGTGAAGGTGAGATTCAGTCTCCAGACTAGGTCATTTAAAATGTCTGTTGTTTAAGTATTTTATGTTCCCTTTGCATACAATTAGAGATGCTCAATTTTCCTCTGTGTGTCTCCCTCACTGGCCGAAAATGAGTTTTGTAGGAAATCTAATTAGAGCCACTGACCTGGCTGggcattcacacaaacacagttagCTGGACAGGGTCTCTTCCCACCTTGCCGCTAGTTTGCAATCAATTATGCAGTTCTACGCATATGTACAATACATTGCTAGTTAAAATGTGTAGTGATTTCCTGTGGTTAGTAGTACAACTTACTTATTATTTtgtcacatttattattttgtcacATTTGGCAATGCTTTGCAGTATGAGACATCTGTGGACTCTGAGAATCCAGGCACAATTCAGCCAGTAGCCTATCACATGGTGAATCGGCGCTATAGTGAATTCTTGAACCTGCAGACTCGTTTAGAGGAGAAAACTGAATTACGAAAAATTCTGAAACGTGAGTTCTGCTGACTGGCAATGCAGCACTAAAGTGTTTTCATCTTTCTCGTGCAGCTGTAATCCTTTGCTGTggggttttgttttttattttagatattAAGGGACCTAAGAAAATCTTTCCAGACCTTCCTTTTGGAAACATGGACAGTGACAGAGTGGAGGCCAGAAAAAGTTTGTTAGAAACCTTCCTTAAGGTAAGAGGCTGATTTCAGTGGTCTAATGTGAATCTAGTTCTGCTGGGAGTTAACACTGATTAAAACTTCAACAACCTCTGGTCTTTACATGCAAGGTTATCAAAATGGTCTCATTTACAATATCTAATTTTTGTAATATGTGTGTGCTTTGGCTCTCATTTTTATTGCTAGCTGACTTGATCCCTCCTTTTTTGTAGCAACTTTGTGCTATACCTGAAACTGCCAACAGTGAGGAAATGCAGGAGTTCCTCGCCCTCAACACTGATGCAAGGATTGCTTTCGTGAAGAAGCCATTCATCGTCTCACGAATAGACAAGGTGCTTCTTAATGTAGTTTTAATCACAGCAGCAGGAACAATGAAAGCACTCTAAGTAGGCATCACACAGTTTATGCAGTCAGTTAGTGAAAGAGTGGGACACAGTCCACAGCTACTGATGGAATTTTACCCAACAGGGTTGGTGCTTATATTAAGAAATAATCAATTATTTAGGACAAAATGACATTTTGGTATCTGATTACAAATAACCAAGTGTGATTTGTCAGATTGTCGTAAATGCAATAGTGGACACGCTGAAGACAGCCTTCCCCAGATCAGAGCCACAAAGCCCCACTGACGAGGTGGATCCTGAGCCTGAAGGAAAACTGTCCTCTGACAAAAAGGCCAAGTATGAAAATAATGTTTGGAATGCAAGCAGTTCTGTCATGGCTTTTTTTGGTGGTGCCTGTTTTAAGTAgcttctgattttttttttttctattttcagaTCCAGAATGCGATTCTCCAGTAAAATTGCACCAGCTCTTAGTGTGTCTGACATGAAACCCAAAGTAATATACTGCTTTGATGACAATAGCACAGTAAGTAAAATAACACTCATGGGAAGTCATCAGTTCATGCATCACACTCTAAGTGAATTGTGATATACAGTAAATGGAATGTGGAATTGGCCATATTAGAGAAGCAgccctgtcctgaacatcctcctctgtcaAATTAACCATGCGCATGTCCTGCCACAACACATCTATAAACCTCTCATTTGCCTTCCTCTCCTTCTCCTGCATGCTGACCTCAGCACCCCTTTCCCCACAGAACTcccacagtgtgtgtacagtgtatgtatTCTTGAGTTTGAcaagtgttttttcattttcaggttTTTAATGGTCTCACCTTTGATGGCCTAGAAAGCTTCATCATGGAGCAGGAGCGGCTTCCGAGTAAAGTCCGAGACGGAGACGGAGAGCATGACGTTAACCCTGGTCCCAGATTTGATACAGAGTCCTGCACATGTGCAAGAGGAAAATTACCAAATATTATTCAGAATCAGGGTATGTAGTGCTCTAAGAATAGCTTGTTGTCTGCCAAAATTCCAAAAGCTGAAGGCCTGGCTTAGAGTTGACATACAGATGTATTCCAAAAGGGCCACATTGGACGCACGATTAATGCATTCATATCTTGTAAGGGAGGAATATCTCTTACTAAATACTCACATATGACAATTCCTAGCAATACCAAAGACTATAACAAACAGTTTACGAGCTGGGAGTTACTCATAGTACTCATGTTAAGTGCAGCAGACATGATTGAGTTTGATAAGTGCCACATCATTATGGCCATACGACTGGGCGAAAGTATCTCTAAGGGAACAAACTGCAGTAATTTTAACCTTATTAGACATACCAAATCTATGTGTTTATTTACACCATACTTGGTTGTTCAGCAGGGGGGACTGTAGTTGCTGACATGGCTCTGAATATCCTGTGCCTGTTGATGAAGGACCAGTGGAGTTGGCTGTGCACTGAGAATGTCCAGAAGAGCATCAGGATGGTGTTTGGGACCCTCATAGAACGGTATGCAAACAACTGCACAAACCAAATTTTATATATGAGTCACTTTTGAGCTGAAACCGAGAAACCCAGAATGCAAAAGTCTAGCAAATCGTTACAGTTCGAAGCTACATGGCTTGTGTACACCAGTAGTACAAAACCATAACCTTCTGCAATAATGAAAGCTTATTTTGTGTACAATTTATATTACTGCCATAATCTGCAGTTTCGTTAGtagtttttctccagtgtggtTGGAAAACATGTCATTATAATACAGTGCTTTTCAAAAAGAGATCACAGCAAACTCTTGACCTGACGTGATCATTTAGTTGACTGCAGTTATTTTCCATTTAAGTCCGAATGAGAATTAGGTGTATTTTAACCTGGTCAGACTTGCGGCAGGTCTGGAAACGCTGGACACAGGGCAGGCGtaccctggacagagcaccaatccattgcagggctttagcTTTTTTGCTGatatatagccaatcatgtctgtatagacggTTGACAGGCCGAAAGTGGTGGTCTAGCATAAGCCCTGTGTCTTGTAGCGATAAATAGGTGTGCCCTGTGGGAAAGACCCTGTACCACATCATGACCTATTGGATGTTCTTATGC includes:
- the snx19b gene encoding sorting nexin-19 isoform X2, with product MSQPDRICTPLVAMSEYLVQRKLFIFGALLAWMILFHILVNVWLLCVFTSLLIVTGGWLGFQAVIDLESVIHLDRFITLEEIRPSANSETQLDNEIRDTVGKIIRDFVSSWYNIVSSEHKFEDDLRNSMIEMGMELKRRAKKVDRKALTMKTLDLCGCHLQCYLKAKEIMVEKESQKESASADTSLWQAYSVSCSPHPALQSSAEEVNYARAIVDLLLHVLVPPPHLETRTGRFVVCELITCNVLLPLIAKLSDPDWLNMLIVNVFTKSAKPESRPTEPVNLPSPPVAVSAEEQSHQHFEVPSSLTLKDKLETPSVTDALPPELTSNDVPESADLYCLQNQEDEEPNQIRPFSSVHPDFNSTDYPRLAKSNPFYQETDSDLESPQNDFKRSSLESLVLIATEEATSDRTIECPTLVDEEPDPEDELPLCSNAPKVVVSEIQEEPSDILDEPDELLSSFCTLQDLEKGTSKAEMGTTGVEQFGVVNSNELTLTEPLQASSPSGGAMPLSPFAFEPLSSPEGPVIIQNLRITGTITAKEHRGTGSHPYTLYTVKYETSVDSENPGTIQPVAYHMVNRRYSEFLNLQTRLEEKTELRKILKHIKGPKKIFPDLPFGNMDSDRVEARKSLLETFLKQLCAIPETANSEEMQEFLALNTDARIAFVKKPFIVSRIDKIVVNAIVDTLKTAFPRSEPQSPTDEVDPEPEGKLSSDKKAKSRMRFSSKIAPALSVSDMKPKVIYCFDDNSTVFNGLTFDGLESFIMEQERLPSKVRDGDGEHDVNPGPRFDTESCTCARGKLPNIIQNQGGTVVADMALNILCLLMKDQWSWLCTENVQKSIRMVFGTLIERWLEVGVANLMCTQYWVTYLRVIQEAVWPGGNLPAQPRPLRTQQQRDDTKQQSLQCLMKLLPDLVTDLLGSEKYKLSWQIVLDSFQDSTINRHLVYCVWDLLIEFLVPELSEDDFQKTLLHSLSKNAEKLPP
- the snx19b gene encoding sorting nexin-19 isoform X1 codes for the protein MSQPDRICTPLVAMSEYLVQRKLFIFGALLAWMILFHILVNVWLLCVFTSLLIVTGGWLGFQAVIDLESVIHLDRFITLEEIRPSANSETQLDNEIRDTVGKIIRDFVSSWYNIVSSEHKFEDDLRNSMIEMGMELKRRAKKVDRKALTMKTLDLCGCHLQCYLKAKEIMVEKESQKESASADTSLWQAYSVSCSPHPALQSSAEEVNYARAIVDLLLHVLVPPPHLETRTGRFVVCELITCNVLLPLIAKLSDPDWLNMLIVNVFTKSAKPESRPTEPVNLPSPPVAVSAEEQSHQHFEVPSSLTLKDKLETPSVTDALPPELTSNDVPESADLYCLQNQEDEEPNQIRPFSSVHPDFNSTDYPRLAKSNPFYQETDSDLESPQNDFKRSSLESLVLIATEEATSDRTIECPTLVDEEPDPEDELPLCSNAPKVVVSEIQEEPSDILDEPDELLSSFCTLQDLEKGTSKAEMGTTGVEQFGVVNSNELTLTEPLQASSPSGGAMPLSPFAFEPLSSPEGPVIIQNLRITGTITAKEHRGTGSHPYTLYTVKYETSVDSENPGTIQPVAYHMVNRRYSEFLNLQTRLEEKTELRKILKHIKGPKKIFPDLPFGNMDSDRVEARKSLLETFLKQLCAIPETANSEEMQEFLALNTDARIAFVKKPFIVSRIDKIVVNAIVDTLKTAFPRSEPQSPTDEVDPEPEGKLSSDKKAKSRMRFSSKIAPALSVSDMKPKVIYCFDDNSTVFNGLTFDGLESFIMEQERLPSKVRDGDGEHDVNPGPRFDTESCTCARGKLPNIIQNQAGGTVVADMALNILCLLMKDQWSWLCTENVQKSIRMVFGTLIERWLEVGVANLMCTQYWVTYLRVIQEAVWPGGNLPAQPRPLRTQQQRDDTKQQSLQCLMKLLPDLVTDLLGSEKYKLSWQIVLDSFQDSTINRHLVYCVWDLLIEFLVPELSEDDFQKTLLHSLSKNAEKLPP
- the snx19b gene encoding sorting nexin-19 isoform X5 encodes the protein MSQPDRICTPLVAMSEYLVQRKLFIFGALLAWMILFHILVNVWLLCVFTSLLIVTGGWLGFQAVIDLESVIHLDRFITLEEIRPSANSETQLDNEIRDTVGKIIRDFVSSWYNIVSSEHKFEDDLRNSMIEMGMELKRRAKKVDRKALTMKTLDLCGCHLQCYLKAKEIMVEKESQKESASADTSLWQAYSVSCSPHPALQSSAEEVNYARAIVDLLLHVLVPPPHLETRTGRFVVCELITCNVLLPLIAKLSDPDWLNMLIVNVFTKSAKPESRPTEPVNLPSPPVAVSAEEQSHQHFEVPSSLTLKDKLETPSVTDALPPELTSNDVPESADLYCLQNQEDEEPNQIRPFSSVHPDFNSTDYPRLAKSNPFYQETDSDLESPQNDFKRSSLESLVLIATEEATSDRTIECPTLVDEEPDPEDELPLCSNAPKVVVSEIQEEPSDILDEPDELLSSFCTLQDLEKGTSKAEMGTTGVEQFGVVNSNELTLTEPLQASSPSGGAMPLSPFAFEPLSSPEGPVIIQNLRITGTITAKEHRGTGSHPYTLYTVKYETSVDSENPGTIQPVAYHMVNRRYSEFLNLQTRLEEKTELRKILKHIKGPKKIFPDLPFGNMDSDRVEARKSLLETFLKQLCAIPETANSEEMQEFLALNTDARIAFVKKPFIVSRIDKIVVNAIVDTLKTAFPRSEPQSPTDEVDPEPEGKLSSDKKAKSRMRFSSKIAPALSVSDMKPKVIYCFDDNSTVFNGLTFDGLESFIMEQERLPSKVRDGDGEHDVNPGPRFDTESCTCARGKLPNIIQNQAGGTVVADMALNILCLLMKDQWSWLCTENVQKSIRMVFGTLIERDMELIGITLSVRVSTVPAKELPGLYQNCLAIGKHDSWKFHD
- the snx19b gene encoding sorting nexin-19 isoform X4, producing the protein MSQPDRICTPLVAMSEYLVQRKLFIFGALLAWMILFHILVNVWLLCVFTSLLIVTGGWLGFQAVIDLESVIHLDRFITLEEIRPSANSETQLDNEIRDTVGKIIRDFVSSWYNIVSSEHKFEDDLRNSMIEMGMELKRRAKKVDRKALTMKTLDLCGCHLQCYLKAKEIMVEKESQKESASADTSLWQAYSVSCSPHPALQSSAEEVNYARAIVDLLLHVLVPPPHLETRTGRFVVCELITCNVLLPLIAKLSDPDWLNMLIVNVFTKSAKPESRPTEPVNLPSPPVAVSAEEQSHQHFEVPSSLTLKDKLETPSVTDALPPELTSNDVPESADLYCLQNQEDEEPNQIRPFSSVHPDFNSTDYPRLAKSNPFYQETDSDLESPQNDFKRSSLESLVLIATEEATSDRTIECPTLVDEEPDPEDELPLCSNAPKVVVSEIQEEPSDILDEPDELLSSFCTLQDLEKGTSKAEMGTTGVEQFGVVNSNELTLTEPLQASSPSGGAMPLSPFAFEPLSSPEGPVIIQNLRITGTITAKEHRGTGSHPYTLYTVKYETSVDSENPGTIQPVAYHMVNRRYSEFLNLQTRLEEKTELRKILKHIKGPKKIFPDLPFGNMDSDRVEARKSLLETFLKQLCAIPETANSEEMQEFLALNTDARIAFVKKPFIVSRIDKIVVNAIVDTLKTAFPRSEPQSPTDEVDPEPEGKLSSDKKAKSRMRFSSKIAPALSVSDMKPKVIYCFDDNSTVFNGLTFDGLESFIMEQERLPSKVRDGDGEHDVNPGPRFDTESCTCARGKLPNIIQNQAGGTVVADMALNILCLLMKDQWSWLCTENVQKSIRMVFGTLIERDMELIGITLSVRVSTVPAKELPGLYQNWLLESMIPGNFMTSS
- the snx19b gene encoding sorting nexin-19 isoform X3; this translates as MSQPDRICTPLVAMSEYLVQRKLFIFGALLAWMILFHILVNVWLLCVFTSLLIVTGGWLGFQAVIDLESVIHLDRFITLEEIRPSANSETQLDNEIRDTVGKIIRDFVSSWYNIVSSEHKFEDDLRNSMIEMGMELKRRAKKVDRKALTMKTLDLCGCHLQCYLKAKEIMVEKESQKESASADTSLWQAYSVSCSPHPALQSSAEEVNYARAIVDLLLHVLVPPPHLETRTGRFVVCELITCNVLLPLIAKLSDPDWLNMLIVNVFTKSAKPESRPTEPVNLPSPPVAVSAEEQSHQHFEVPSSLTLKDKLETPSVTDALPPELTSNDVPESADLYCLQNQEDEEPNQIRPFSSVHPDFNSTDYPRLAKSNPFYQETDSDLESPQNDFKRSSLESLVLIATEEATSDRTIECPTLVDEEPDPEDELPLCSNAPKVVVSEIQEEPSDILDEPDELLSSFCTLQDLEKGTSKAEMGTTGVEQFGVVNSNELTLTEPLQASSPSGGAMPLSPFAFEPLSSPEGPVIIQNLRITGTITAKEHRGTGSHPYTLYTVKYETSVDSENPGTIQPVAYHMVNRRYSEFLNLQTRLEEKTELRKILKHIKGPKKIFPDLPFGNMDSDRVEARKSLLETFLKQLCAIPETANSEEMQEFLALNTDARIAFVKKPFIVSRIDKIVVNAIVDTLKTAFPRSEPQSPTDEVDPEPEGKLSSDKKAKSRMRFSSKIAPALSVSDMKPKVIYCFDDNSTVFNGLTFDGLESFIMEQERLPSKVRDGDGEHDVNPGPRFDTESCTCARGKLPNIIQNQAGGTVVADMALNILCLLMKDQWSWLCTENVQKSIRMVFGTLIERDMELIGITLSVRVSTVPAKELPGLYQNCLFVEFTLHLRYLYFTDLSLGSC